One stretch of Pomacea canaliculata isolate SZHN2017 linkage group LG1, ASM307304v1, whole genome shotgun sequence DNA includes these proteins:
- the LOC112569803 gene encoding collagen alpha-5(IV) chain-like, producing the protein MEVCLLLLLLLPLSIFTTAVKENKIGGSCSSDSCGANAECSAPTDGKCRCKEGFTGRDGAAACSGIPANMVGGQCTAGSCEGNNVECPASGSKFCKCKDGFTGTIGATGCDSLPGSDGNGEPGLPGLPGPEGPEGSPGIAGVPGIDGGPGGVDANTVGGPCTAGTCHGNNVECLDNVECGNKFCKCKDGFTGTIGAAGCDTVMADRIGGKCTSTSSCGANAVCSASADGVCKCQEGFSGKDGDATCTVMANRIGGSCVTSSCGANAECSSSGVCTCVNGFTGQAGDIACCQSGGAAHSVAPWFLASITSIIACML; encoded by the exons ATGGAAGTTTGTCTGCTTCTCTTACTATTGTTGCCGCTAAGCATCTTCACAACAG CTGTGAAGGAGAACAAGATAGGTGGAAGCTGCTCTTCAGACTCATGTGGGGCCAACGCTGAGTGCTCAGCACCTACCGATGGCAAATGTAGATGTAAAGAAGGATTCACTGGCAGAGATGGCGCGGCAGCTTGCA GTGGTATTCCTGCAAATATGGTTGGTGGCCAATGCACCGCAGGTTCATGTGAGGGTAACAATGTTGAATGTCCGGCCAGTGGAAGCAAATTCTGCAAATGTAAAGATGGATTCACTGGTACTATTGGAGCTACTGGATGTGACA GTCTGCCGGGTAGTGATGGAAACGGTGAACCTGGCCTCCCTGGTTTGCCAGGACCAGAGGGTCCAGAAGGTTCCCCAGGTATCGCCGGTGTCCCAGGTATTGATGGAGGACCAG GTGGTGTTGATGCGAATACGGTTGGTGGCCCATGCACCGCAGGTACATGTCATGGTAACAATGTTGAATGTCTGGACAATGTTGAATGTGGAAACAAGTTCTGCAAATGTAAAGATGGATTCACCGGTACTATTGGAGCTGCTGGATGTGACA CTGTGATGGCGGACAGGATCGGTGGTAAGTGCACCTCTACATCTTCGTGTGGAGCCAACGCCGTGTGTTCAGCAAGTGCTGATGGTGTCTGCAAATGTCAAGAAGGTTTCAGCGGCAAAGATGGCGATGCCACGTGCA CTGTCATGGCGAACAGAATCGGCGGCAGCTGTGTCACATCTTCATGTGGAGCCAATGCTGAGTGTTCTTCTTCGGGTGTCTGTACCTGTGTCAACGGCTTCACCGGCCAAGCTGGCGACATAGCTTGCT GTCAAAGTGGAGGTGCTGCCCATTCTGTTGCCCCCTGGTTTCTTGCGTCCATCACGTCTATAATAGCCTGCATGCTTTAA